A window of Chloroflexota bacterium genomic DNA:
GTCAAACCTTATCTATCGGTATTCGGGGTTATCATTCTGATCGATGGCCACCCGGTGCAGGCGTTCGAATATCCGGATGATGAGACTTTGGCCGCCGATATGATGGGGTTTGGGCCCGGTGCCGATTCCCACGGAAGCCATCTATTGTTTTGGGAGGCCCCCCCGCGTGTATGGAGAAATGGCCGCCTTCTCCTGTTGACTGTGGGTCCCGACGATTTCACCAGCGATGCCATCGCTTCGGTATTGGGTGATCCAATTATCGGCAATTGATCCAAGCGCAATGTCCCGGCTGATCCTGGTAAAACATTCGTTACCCCAGATCGATCCCCAAATCCCTTCGGCCACATGGAGGCTCTCCGAAGTGGGCCGAACGCGTTGTCTGGCCCTGGCCTCCACACTTGCCGACTATAAACCTGATGCGGTGGTGGCCAGTGTTGAGCCCAAGGCACTGCAGACAGCACAAATTGTCGGGCAACGGCTCGGGCTGCCGGTGGAAACTGCCCCCGACCTCCAGGAACATGATCGGCGAAACGAGCCCTGGCGTGATGATCCCGCAGAATTCGAGAGGTCTGTGCAGGGCCTGCTTGAGAATCCCCAGGAGTTGGTATACGGAACTGAAACAGGGGCGCAGGCTCTGAGACGATTTTCCTCGGGCCTCGCGGCGGTAACCGGCCGGTACCGGGATCAATCGGTAGCCGTCGTCTCCCACGGTACTGTCATTTCGCTCTTCGTGGCACAGGTCGCCGGCCTGGAACCGGTATCGTTCTGGAGGTCGTTGGGCTTACCCTCGGTTGTGGTGTTGTCTCAACCCGACCATCGACTGGAGGCAGTCTTCTTTCACCTGGATCAATAGTCCAGGCTGCTGCCGCCGATAAACTCTCGTATGACTGAATCGTGGGGAACGGGGGAGTCATCTTCCACGGGTTCGATTACCTTCAGGAACTCGTTGACTCGTTCTGCACGCTGGAAGGCATCCTGGTGCAGGGGATCATCGCGATATTGAACCGCCCATTGCGCGAAATCGGCACCGAGACGGGCCGAGTACAGGGATAGTTCATAGGGCATCGCGCTGTTTATGATGGCGTCACTGCTGCCGTGGAAGGGAATTATGTTGCGCATTTCGCTGGAACGCACGTAGTGCCAATGCTCAAGGGTTTGCTTGGGCTTGTAGGCCCGATGCACCGAATCCCGCAGCATGCGCCGAAGCAGGCGCAGGTCGGTCCAGCGGATGTAACGGCCGTCGGGCCCCTTCATCTGGAGCAACGGCTCCAGATAGAGCCGGAACTTTCGTTCGTCCGGGATGCCCTCGGTCATGGGCGGAAAGAGCCCATGAAGGCTGTCGATGAGCAGTATCTCGTTTTTCCTCAACTGCAACGGCGTTTGATCCAGCTGGCGCGTGCCGGTCTTAAAATCATAGAGGGGGACCAGGACTTCATGCCCGTCGACCAGCCTCTGAAGGTGTTGGTTGATCAGGGCAAGGTCGAGCGCCTGGGGCGTCTCGAAGTCATAGTCGCCAAATTCGTCTCTGGGATGCAGTTCGAGATCAAAAAAGTAGTTGTCGACGTTGAGGGTGACGAATGACAGGTCGTTGGACTTCAGCCGCTGCTCCAGTTTTTTCGTCGAGGTAGTTTTGCCCGATGAGGATGGCCCACTGACGATGACCATCCTGATCTCATCACTGCGCCCGGCAATCATCCGGGCGGCATGGCTGATATCGGCCTCATATGCCGACTCTGACTGATGAACGATCTGCGGGAATTCACCGCGGCGAATTCGGCGGTTGAGCGCCTCGACAGTGTGCAGATCGTGAGTTACAGCCCAATCCAGGACCCGCCAGAGCTTGGCCCAGGGGATGTTGTCTCTGGTCTCCGCAGCTTTTTCGGCAGCATGTTCCCGGCGCTGGTTTCGCTCCTCCCGATAGAGGATATAGGCTTTAGCTACCGTTGCATGGCCGTTTTCGATCAGAACCTTTTCGACCATGTCCTGGATTTCCTCAATCTGAGGAATGTGCCCTTCCGGGGACCTGTCTTCCAGGGCCTGTACGACCTGTTGGGAGAGAAATTTCGCCCGCGCCCGATCCCGGCCACCTACGGCTACAGCCGCTCGATAGATGGCATTGGTGATCCGCTCGGCATTAAAGGGAACAACGGCGCCGCTGCGCTTTACCACATGGGTGATCTCTGCCATGATATTCCTCCGATGTGCAGGTCCGTTTGCTATCTCCTCCGTAACCTTCAGTCATACGCCTGGCTTTCTTCGCTCAGCATATTTCTTGCGGAACCTGGCCAACTTCGGCGTGATTACCACCTGGCAGTAGGGCTGCCAGCTGTTGTCCCGATAGAAGCTCTGCTGATTATCCTCGGCTCGATGGTAGTTCGAGAGCGGCGTAACCTCGGTAACGATCGGGTCTGACCAGATTTCAGCGGCTCCAAGTTCGCGGATGACCTCATTGGCAACCATCTTTTGCTCGTCGTCCTCGTAAAAGATCGCCGACCTGTACTGGGTGCCTGCGTCAGCTCCCTGGCGGTTGAGGGTCGTCGGATCGTGGATGCTGAAGAATACCTCGAGAACCTCTCGAAAACTGATCTCCCGGGGATCATAGGTCACCTGGACGACCTCGGCGTGTCCTGTCGATCCGGTGCATACCTGTTTGTAGCTGGGATTATCCACCCAACCGCCGGCATAACCAGATTCGATGGAGTCCACTCCCTGCAATTCCTCGAATATGGCTTCCAGACACCAGAAACAGCCGCCACCCAGGGTGGCTGTTTCCCTGTTGAGTTCTTTCGCCTGTCCGTTCTGTTCGCTTTTCATCTCTTTTATCCCAACCTGGACAAGCCAGAGGAACGCTGATTACGCAGACCTTCGGCGCAGATTATCGCTGATCTTTTTTCTGATTGACCTGCGATTGGTTCTTCAGGTGATCACTCACCGATGACTTCATCCCGTCCGTTCCGCAAAATCGATGCCAGATCAGGAGCTTCGAAGAGATCGGACTTGAGCACTTTGCCGTCATCTCGGAAGACAGGTTGGCCGGCTGCGTCCAGTTTGCTCATGTTGCTGCGGTGCACCTCGTCAAACAGTGCCCCGGCCAGGTCTTGCAGCCCGTGCGCCACAAAGGTGCCAAGCAGGACATAAAGCATGTCGGTGAGCGCGTCCGCTACCTCGACAATGTCTCCACTGCCTATGGCCGAGCGGTATTCCCCCAGCTCTTCCTCAAATAGCCTGACTCGAACTGCCTGGACGTCCTCGGGAAGCGTGGCGGCCGGTTCGTAGTTGATGTAGCACTGAAAGGTCTCGTGAAACTGCTCGAGTTTTCTCAGTTGATCCTGCATGTGGGTGATGTCCAGATTGGATAGGGCGACTGTGATCAGTCCAGGAAGACAGGCAGATTGCCCAGGGCAATGACTTCAGACCAGTCTGCGTTGCCCTCGGTGAAAACGGCAGCGACCTGGCTGATGTTGCCGTTTGCCTGCGTGACCACTTCTTTCATTCCTGTCAGCGTACTGCCCGTACTAACGACGTCGTCAACCAGCACAATGTCCTTGCCGGCAATCAGGTGCTGATCCTTTTCATCCAGGAAAAGGGTCTGTGGCTTGCCTGTAGTGATTGAAATGGTCTGAGAGCTGATGGCGTTACCCATGTATGTCTTGTACGTTTTGCGCAACACGACGTAAGGCAGACCCATGAGGGCGCTCATTTCGTAGATAAGAGGTATGGCCTTGGCCTCAGCTGTCACAAGAACGTCGGCCGGCGTGTCCTTGAGAAGTTCGGCCAGCGCCGCTGCTCCCGCCTTGACGACGAAAGTGTCGCCTAACATGTTGAAGATGGCAATCCGCACACCTGGGGCAACCTCGAACAGCGGAAAGTGCCTGGTGAGGCCGGCTACCTCGACGGAAAAGGTCTCGCGTTCGGTCATGATTCGTTTCAAACCTCATGGGATGTAGTATTCCGCAATGCCGACGGTTGCTGCATCTCTGCAGCCGCATGACAGTATACACAGGAACGCCGGGGGAGCAATCGCGACCAGCGTGACTACTGGTTGGTTTCAGCAACATGAGCCACCGACTGGCGGATCAGTTCGCGCAGCGTCGGGATATCTACATCATCCAGCTTGTTGATGTAGAGACATGATTTGCCGGTTTTGTGCCTGCCCAGATCCGCCAGCAAGGCGTCGTAATCGTCAAATCCCGACATGATGTAGAGTGTCAGGTTCTGCTTTCTGGGGGAAAAACCAACCAGAAACCAATCTCCTTCTCGTCCGGACGCATATCTATAGTGATAGCTGCCAAAGCCGACGATGTTGCTGCCCCACATCGACGGCTCTTCTCCGGTGACCTCTCGCAGAAGCTCCATGATGGCGAAACTATCCTCGCGCTTCTTTTCCTGCGGAACGCTGTTGAGAAAGTCCTCGACGCTGGCATCATTCTTCTGTGTTTTCAACTCAGCCATGGGACAAAAACCTCCATCAACGAGCTGGCGGCAACTTGGCTGCCTGTCTAAGGGATAGACCCAGGGCTGCCACCGCCTGTGGCGGATCGTCGCTGCTGTCCGCCAGTTCGACCAATGCACTACCCACGATGACGCCGTCGGCGATCCCGGCAACTTGAGCCGCCAATCGAGGGTTGCCGATGCCAAAGCCCACGGCGATATAGGGACGTTCGTCGACGGGCAATCGATCAGTGATCTCCCGTACCTCTCTTACAAAGCTGCCCAGGTCGCTGTTGAGCGTGTCTCGAGCGCCGGTGATGCCGGTCACACTTACCAGGTAGACGAAGCCCCTGCTGCGCTTCACGCCCAACTCGATGCGAAACGGCGTGCTTGTGGGCGCCAGCAGATAGATTGGTGCGATGCCGCGGTCGAGACACAGCCTGGCCAACGCTTCAGCTTCAGGCTCATCGGGCGGCAGATCGGGCACGATGAGCCCGTCCACCCCGGCCCGGCTGGCCTCTTCGACGAAGCGCTCGGGCCCGTAGGCAAGAACGGGATTGATATAACCCATCAGACAGAAAGGCTTATCGGGGATAACGCGGCGCAGCTCTTTTACAGCAGCCAGGCAGTAGGCAACGGTTACGCCATTGTCCAGAGCCTGTTGACCGGCCGCCTGGATGGTAGGTCCATCCGCCAGGGGATCGGAGAAGGGGAGGCCCAACTCGAAGAGATCGGCACCGGCGTCGGCCAGGGCACCGATCACCTGGGGGGATGTCTCCAGCGTAGGGTGGCCCAGCATCTGATAGGGCATGAACGCCGCCCGGCTCTCTCGATGGGCCTGGGCAAATGCTGCCCGGATGCGTTCAACTCCTGAGCTCATTGTTCGTTTACCTCGTTTTCCGTCGATAGCCTGCCGGGTCGTGCGCCCAACGCCCGCATGGCGGTGTCCAGGTCTTTGTCGCCCCGGCCACTCAAGTTCACCAGAATCACTTGATCGCGGCCCATCTGCGGCGCAAGCTCCAGGACGTGAGCGATGGCGTGGGCGCTCTCCAATGCCGGGATAATGCCCTCCAACTCGCTCAACAGTCTGAAGCCCTCCAGGGCAGCGTCATCGGTAGCATAGGTGTATTCGGATCGGCCCAGGTCTCGTAGCAGGGCATGTTCCGGGCCAACCGAGGCGTAATCCAGGCCTGCGCTGATGGAATGGGTCAGCGCGATCTGGCCATCTGCATCCTGCATAACGTAGCTGCGGGTACCGTGCAGAACTCCCAGGCGTGCAGTTTCAGGGTCAGCGAAGCGAGCTGCGTGTTCTCCCGATTCGATGCCTCGCCCGCCCGCCTCCACACCGATCAGACGTACCTGCTCGTCGGCCAAAAAAGGGTGAAAGATGCCGAGAGCGTTGCTGCCGCCTCCTACGCAGGCGACGATGGCGTCGGGCAATCTGCCCGGACCGCCGGAAGCCTCATCGAGCATTTGCCCTCGTGCTTCGCGGCCGATAACACTCTGGAAATCACGCACGATGGTCGGATAGGGGTGGGGACCCAAAGCTGAGCCCAGCAGGTAGTGGGTCGATTGCACGTTGGTGACCCAATCGCGGATGGCCTCGTTGATGGCGTCCTTGAGGGTTTTGCTGCCGGCATCCACACCGCGAACTGCTGTTCCCAGCAGCTT
This region includes:
- a CDS encoding histidine phosphatase family protein, which gives rise to MSRLILVKHSLPQIDPQIPSATWRLSEVGRTRCLALASTLADYKPDAVVASVEPKALQTAQIVGQRLGLPVETAPDLQEHDRRNEPWRDDPAEFERSVQGLLENPQELVYGTETGAQALRRFSSGLAAVTGRYRDQSVAVVSHGTVISLFVAQVAGLEPVSFWRSLGLPSVVVLSQPDHRLEAVFFHLDQ
- a CDS encoding ATP cone domain-containing protein; translation: MAEITHVVKRSGAVVPFNAERITNAIYRAAVAVGGRDRARAKFLSQQVVQALEDRSPEGHIPQIEEIQDMVEKVLIENGHATVAKAYILYREERNQRREHAAEKAAETRDNIPWAKLWRVLDWAVTHDLHTVEALNRRIRRGEFPQIVHQSESAYEADISHAARMIAGRSDEIRMVIVSGPSSSGKTTSTKKLEQRLKSNDLSFVTLNVDNYFFDLELHPRDEFGDYDFETPQALDLALINQHLQRLVDGHEVLVPLYDFKTGTRQLDQTPLQLRKNEILLIDSLHGLFPPMTEGIPDERKFRLYLEPLLQMKGPDGRYIRWTDLRLLRRMLRDSVHRAYKPKQTLEHWHYVRSSEMRNIIPFHGSSDAIINSAMPYELSLYSARLGADFAQWAVQYRDDPLHQDAFQRAERVNEFLKVIEPVEDDSPVPHDSVIREFIGGSSLDY
- the msrA gene encoding peptide-methionine (S)-S-oxide reductase MsrA encodes the protein MKSEQNGQAKELNRETATLGGGCFWCLEAIFEELQGVDSIESGYAGGWVDNPSYKQVCTGSTGHAEVVQVTYDPREISFREVLEVFFSIHDPTTLNRQGADAGTQYRSAIFYEDDEQKMVANEVIRELGAAEIWSDPIVTEVTPLSNYHRAEDNQQSFYRDNSWQPYCQVVITPKLARFRKKYAERRKPGV
- a CDS encoding nucleoside triphosphate pyrophosphohydrolase family protein, with translation MQDQLRKLEQFHETFQCYINYEPAATLPEDVQAVRVRLFEEELGEYRSAIGSGDIVEVADALTDMLYVLLGTFVAHGLQDLAGALFDEVHRSNMSKLDAAGQPVFRDDGKVLKSDLFEAPDLASILRNGRDEVIGE
- a CDS encoding phosphoribosyltransferase family protein yields the protein MTERETFSVEVAGLTRHFPLFEVAPGVRIAIFNMLGDTFVVKAGAAALAELLKDTPADVLVTAEAKAIPLIYEMSALMGLPYVVLRKTYKTYMGNAISSQTISITTGKPQTLFLDEKDQHLIAGKDIVLVDDVVSTGSTLTGMKEVVTQANGNISQVAAVFTEGNADWSEVIALGNLPVFLD
- a CDS encoding DUF1801 domain-containing protein, with protein sequence MAELKTQKNDASVEDFLNSVPQEKKREDSFAIMELLREVTGEEPSMWGSNIVGFGSYHYRYASGREGDWFLVGFSPRKQNLTLYIMSGFDDYDALLADLGRHKTGKSCLYINKLDDVDIPTLRELIRQSVAHVAETNQ
- the trpA gene encoding tryptophan synthase subunit alpha, which produces MSSGVERIRAAFAQAHRESRAAFMPYQMLGHPTLETSPQVIGALADAGADLFELGLPFSDPLADGPTIQAAGQQALDNGVTVAYCLAAVKELRRVIPDKPFCLMGYINPVLAYGPERFVEEASRAGVDGLIVPDLPPDEPEAEALARLCLDRGIAPIYLLAPTSTPFRIELGVKRSRGFVYLVSVTGITGARDTLNSDLGSFVREVREITDRLPVDERPYIAVGFGIGNPRLAAQVAGIADGVIVGSALVELADSSDDPPQAVAALGLSLRQAAKLPPAR
- the trpB gene encoding tryptophan synthase subunit beta; protein product: MSELSGYRWPDERGRFGPYGGRFVPETLMPALDELEEAYLQAYNDHAFKAELARLFHTYVGRPTPITHARRLSRHLGGAQIYLKREDLAHSGAHKINNALGQALLVERMGKKRIVAETGAGQHGVATATAAALLGIECVVYMGTVDMGRQAPNVFRMKLLGTAVRGVDAGSKTLKDAINEAIRDWVTNVQSTHYLLGSALGPHPYPTIVRDFQSVIGREARGQMLDEASGGPGRLPDAIVACVGGGSNALGIFHPFLADEQVRLIGVEAGGRGIESGEHAARFADPETARLGVLHGTRSYVMQDADGQIALTHSISAGLDYASVGPEHALLRDLGRSEYTYATDDAALEGFRLLSELEGIIPALESAHAIAHVLELAPQMGRDQVILVNLSGRGDKDLDTAMRALGARPGRLSTENEVNEQ